The sequence TTCGGAGATTTGATTCACGACATTACGGGCCCGATCATTCCGACAGTTATCCCGGGTCTGCATGCGGTGAATGCCGTCGATGCGGCCGGTGTTCATCCGCTGCTTCTTGCTATCGGAAGCGAACGTTATGTTCCGTTCGAAGAACGCCGTCCGCAGGAAATCCTGACCATCGCAAACGCCATTCTTGGACAGGGCCAATTATCGTTGGCTAAATATTTGTTCATCACTGCAAAAGAGGATAATCCTGAATTAGATATACATCATGTTGAGGAATTTTTTACGCATGTCTTGGAACGAGTAGATTGGAAGACTGATCTTCATTTTCAAACCCGTACCACGATGGATACTCTCGATTACACGGGAACGGCTGTTAATGAAGGTTCTAAATTGGTCATAGCAGCTGCAGGCAAAATACGACGAAAGCTTCCGGTCAAACTTCCGCCGGGATTCACATTGCCGGAAGGTTTTAAAGACCCGAAAGCGGTTATTCCGGGAGTTTTATCCGTAACCGCTAAACCTATCTCGAGTAAATCAGAAGGGGAAAGTGAACGGGAAAAATTTTGTGTGTATTGCTCAAAATCAGGAATATTCGACGGATTTCCTCTAATCGTATTATGTGATGATAGTAACTTTGCGGCTCAAAATCTGAATAATTTTCTTTGGGTAACTTTTACGCGTTCAAATCCGGCATCGGACGTGAGCGGAGCCGGTGCGTTTATAGAAGATAAACATTGGGGCTGTAACGGGCCGCTGGTGATCGACGCGCGCATCAAACCGCACCATGCACCGCCGCTCATCGAAGATCCGGAAATTACGCGGCGAGTGGATCAGTTTGGTTTGAAAGGCCGGAGCCTTCACGGAATTATTTAGAGGCCATAAATTGAAACTGCGATGAATAATCATTAGTTTATATGCTTATCGGGCTTGCTCACATACGTCATGGTGAGCCCTTCGGCGGGGCTCAGGACAAGCTTGTCGAACCATGACCAAGTTTAGTAAAATCAGTCTTCGACTTCGCTCAGACTGAAGTGTTCTCTTCCATTTGTGAGCCAGCCCGATAAGCACACTAGTTTATGTTGTTATCATTGAGATAGACAATTAATAGAATCAAATATTGTTTTAACAGAACGGAAATAGAAATGGAATTGAATTGCCTACATATTGCCGATATATTCGGCCAGACCGGAATGGAAATGGTGTCGAAAATTCTGCCAAATCTGATTAAAGAAAAAAAAATTGATTTTGTTATGGCCAACGGAGAGAATGCATTTGACGGCAAGGGTATTTCTGAAACTATGTGCCAACAATTATTCAATCTCGGCGTACATGTCATTACGAGCGGTAATCATATTTGGGATAAGAAAAAAACATTTTATTCGGAAAATCCGCTCATTCAGAAATACTTGCTACGCCCGTTCAATTACCCGGTTGGAAATGAGGGCCGGGGTTCTGCGATTTACCAGCTTAATAATGGCGTAAAGGTGGGCGTCTTAAATTTACAAGGCAGAACGTATATGCTTGATATCGACTGTCCGTTTCGCAGCGGAGAACGCGAGATCGAAAAAATGAAAAAAGAAACGGATGTAATTATTGTGGATTTTCATGCGGAAGCTACGGCTGAAAAGATGGCATTCAGTTATTATGTGGATGGCAAAGTCAGCGCGGTATTGGGAACACATACCCATGTTCAGACGGCTGATGAGCGAATTTTACCCGGCGGGACGGCATACATAACGGATGTCGGTATGACCGGTCCGCATGACGGTGTGATCGGAATGCATAAAGATGCGGCAATTAAGAAATTCATTTTGCAAACTTATTTTAAATTTGAACCGTCAACCGGCGACGCGAAATTCCATGGAGTGTTTTTAAAAATTGATACACAAACCGGGAAAGCAACTTATATTGAAAGAATTAAGATTGAATAGTCCGCACCGGAGCAGTAGATAAAATTGACGCCATCTGTTTTTGCCTCACTTGAAACTCTATGGTGAC is a genomic window of bacterium containing:
- a CDS encoding TIGR00282 family metallophosphoesterase; the encoded protein is MELNCLHIADIFGQTGMEMVSKILPNLIKEKKIDFVMANGENAFDGKGISETMCQQLFNLGVHVITSGNHIWDKKKTFYSENPLIQKYLLRPFNYPVGNEGRGSAIYQLNNGVKVGVLNLQGRTYMLDIDCPFRSGEREIEKMKKETDVIIVDFHAEATAEKMAFSYYVDGKVSAVLGTHTHVQTADERILPGGTAYITDVGMTGPHDGVIGMHKDAAIKKFILQTYFKFEPSTGDAKFHGVFLKIDTQTGKATYIERIKIE